The genomic interval CATGAAGCAGAGATGAATAGTGCAGCTGCAGCAGGCCTCAAAGGATGTCTCATCCAACCGCGCACATCTTTTGATCCAAACGTGTCTATGGGGCCGTGCCCACCGACACGGCCCCATCTTTTCGGCGAACCTTTCCCTTCTTGAGCCCCGTTGGAGCCACACCGTTTAGGTAGAATTGACTTGACATTCCGTATCATTTTCTCTTAATGTGATCATGATCACTTAAGAATCGTGATCACTATATAAGTTAGGTACCCGGGGCTGCAGGGAATGCGCTCGCTATCTCGGTTCAACAAAATAAAACCGAAGTCGGCGATTGTTCAGGATTTCGGATTTGGCGCTTGGAATGTTAGCGTAGCCCCCGTCACCTGCAGAGGAATCATATGGACCGTCACCACAACCCGTACCCGCCCCCTGCTAGGCATCGCCGGAAACAGAAAGCGGAAACCCGCTGCCTCATTTTGAACGCGGCCCGCCGTCTGTTCGGAAAACGGGGGTTCGAAAAGACGACCATGCGGTCAATCGCCGCCGAAGCGGGGATGGGATACGGCACCGTCTTCAAGCATTTTTCAAACAAGGCCGACCTGTTGGCGGCCTGCCTGCACGATGCCATCGAAAAGACGCTTGCCGCAGCATTCGATGCGTTGCCGCCCGACGTATCCTTTCAGGACCAGTTTCTTTTTCTTGCCGGAAAACTGATCCGCCATTATGCCGAGCAACCCGCCCTGTCAAAAACGTTCATCGAGCATATTTTTACCGTTGACGGCGCCTGGAAAGCCATCATGGACGCCCAGATAGAGCAGTTTTTGAGCAACTTGCAGGAGATTGTAGAAAATCACAAAAAACGCGGAACGCTCAGAAAAGAGGTCGATAACGATCTTCTTGCGCTCTCCCTTTTTTCCAGTTACATATCCGTGCTCGTGTTGTCGTTGAGGGCCGAGAATTTTGATCCGGATGAGACCATGAAGAGACTCGAACGTCTCATCGACCTCAATCTGACAGGGGTCTTGACCGGCAAAGAACGGGGGTAAGAGATCGGAGGCCAGACGTCTAACGTCTCGCGACTTAACCCATATCACGGGATTCGCCGTATAGCGTGTTGGTATTTTAACATTCTCAAAACCGTCGGCGCAAGTTGACAGGAGTGTGCGATGTCTGCGCAACGATATATTGCCTGGAATCTGGAATTCTGCACGGGATGCAGGCTCTGCGAGCTGGCGTGCTCCAGTCGCTTCGGCAACGGATTTTCACCATCCAGATCGGCCATCCACGTACAGGAAGCGGCCATCTGTGTGTGCCGTCAGTGCCGGGACCCGCAGTGCGAAACGGCCTGCAAACAAAACGCCATCGATATCGGCATCGATCCGGCGAAATGTTCCGGCTGCGGTGCATGTGTTTCCGCCTGCCCACACCAATCGATTTTTCAGCCCGCGAAAAAAACCGTTCCCTTTAAGTGCGACCTGTGCGGCGGGCGGCCGGAATGTGTGCGCATCTGCCCCAACGGGGCCCTGAGCCTTGCCCGCAAAGGCCGCATGGCGGCCTGTTTCAGAAGCATCGCATCCGGATACAAACGGCTGAAAAACGAAGCGCAGCTGGTCTTGAAAACAAAAGCCAACGACGCCCTGATGCTGATGACCCGGAACCGAATCGTTCGTTTGCGCAGGGGGCGTAAGGACAGCCTTTTCAACCGGGTGGTTCTAACCCCCATGGTCAAACCGTTCGAAAAGAATTTCTTTTCTCGAAAGGATGACAGGTGATGGCCGGTTTCTCTGACAAGACCATGCAGGTGGATCTTTCAAAAGAAACTATCGACTACGGCGAAATGGATGCCGAGCTGATATCGAAATTTGTCGGCGGGCGCGGATACAATTCCAAGCTGGTATTCGACCGGCTGCAGCCCGATACCGGTCCCCTCGATCCCGCAAACGTCATCGTGTTCGGCGCAGGCCCGCTGGTGGGAACCGTCGCACCGGCAGCCGGCAGGTATACCGTGTCGTCCAAGTCACCGCTGACGGGGCTGTTTGCCGATTCGAACTCCGGCGGACATTTCGGCCCCGAATTGAAATTCGC from Deltaproteobacteria bacterium carries:
- a CDS encoding TetR/AcrR family transcriptional regulator, whose protein sequence is MDRHHNPYPPPARHRRKQKAETRCLILNAARRLFGKRGFEKTTMRSIAAEAGMGYGTVFKHFSNKADLLAACLHDAIEKTLAAAFDALPPDVSFQDQFLFLAGKLIRHYAEQPALSKTFIEHIFTVDGAWKAIMDAQIEQFLSNLQEIVENHKKRGTLRKEVDNDLLALSLFSSYISVLVLSLRAENFDPDETMKRLERLIDLNLTGVLTGKERG
- a CDS encoding 4Fe-4S dicluster domain-containing protein is translated as MSAQRYIAWNLEFCTGCRLCELACSSRFGNGFSPSRSAIHVQEAAICVCRQCRDPQCETACKQNAIDIGIDPAKCSGCGACVSACPHQSIFQPAKKTVPFKCDLCGGRPECVRICPNGALSLARKGRMAACFRSIASGYKRLKNEAQLVLKTKANDALMLMTRNRIVRLRRGRKDSLFNRVVLTPMVKPFEKNFFSRKDDR